The following proteins are encoded in a genomic region of Comamonas resistens:
- a CDS encoding DsrE/DsrF/TusD sulfur relay family protein — MKTLLIINDPPYGTERMYNALRLASKLLKDAANHVSVFLMADAVSGCKAGQKTPDGYYNVERMLRRVTSNAQGEVLLCGTCLDARGIKDEEVMPGARRSTMDELAAATVAADKVLVF, encoded by the coding sequence ATGAAAACCCTTCTCATCATCAACGACCCGCCCTACGGCACCGAGCGCATGTACAACGCGCTGCGTCTGGCCTCCAAGCTGCTCAAGGACGCGGCCAACCACGTCAGCGTGTTCCTGATGGCCGATGCCGTCTCGGGCTGCAAGGCCGGGCAGAAGACGCCCGACGGCTACTACAACGTCGAGCGCATGCTGCGCCGCGTGACGAGCAACGCCCAGGGCGAGGTGCTGCTGTGCGGCACATGCCTGGATGCGCGCGGCATCAAGGACGAGGAGGTGATGCCCGGTGCGCGCCGCAGTACCATGGACGAACTGGCCGCAGCCACCGTGGCGGCAGACAAGGTGCTGGTATTCTGA